From a single Sparus aurata chromosome 13, fSpaAur1.1, whole genome shotgun sequence genomic region:
- the eral1 gene encoding GTPase Era, mitochondrial gives MALRVCARFFRDSAVLSRRAVVSARQESASWFLTAGNAACSRGGRNGFIFTPACFITSEAFLDRLIKGKAEEADSSFYRHPASVPPDNGEQVSLLLRHPDQPDNAKVLKVAIIGSPNAGKSTLSNQLLGRKVFAVSKKVHTTRTRAMGVLTEDDTQIVILDTPGLTTASKVKRHQLEKSLLVDPWNTVKEADLMVVMVDAADKWTCNRLDNEVLKCLAQHPHIPAILVLNKVDLVKAKDRLLNITAELTCGVVNGQKMQVRALIRPSRAEKRPERDSEMSLDEDKTVPEDSAETNSVLSKEKLKALRSQQGWPHFKDVFMLSSLDSEYIDALKNYLLVEAKPGSWQYHSEVLTDQSPEEVCANIIREKLLECLPQEVPYSVTQSVELWQEVENGELHISVKLYAKKVSHVSMVIGPAGQLVAQIAHEVGEDLSRVFLRDVKLKLSVKLRK, from the exons ATGGCTCTCAGGGTGTGTGCTCGGTTCTTCAGGGACTCCGCCGTCCTCTCCAGACGGGCCGTCGTGTCCGCTCGGCAGGAAAGTGCGTCATGGTTTCTCACGGCAG GAAATGCTgcctgcagcagaggaggaaggaacggatttatcttcactcctgctTGTTTTATTACATCTGAAGCATTTCTCGACAGACTGATCAAAGGCAAAGCAGAAGAGGCAGACAGCAGTTTTTATCGCCACCCAGCCTCAGTTCCGCCGGACAACG gtgaaCAGGTGTCTCTGTTACTCAGACATCCCGATCAGCCTGACAATGCAAAGGTGTTGAAAGTTGCCATAATAGGTTCCCCAAATGCTGGGAAGTCCACACTGTCCAATCAGCTCCTTGGCAGAAAG GTGTTTGCTGTGTCCAAGAAAGTACACACCACACGGACTCGTGCCATGGGCGTCTTAACAGAAGATGACACACAGATA GTTATACTGGACACTCCTGGTCTCACCACTGCATCAAAGGTCAAAAG ACACCAGCTGGAGAAGTCTCTGCTCGTGGATCCCTGGAACACAGTCAAAGAAGCCGACCTAA TGGTAGTCATGGTGGACGCGGCAGACAAGTGGACGTGCAACAGGCTTGACAATGAGGTGCTGAAATGTCTGGCTCAGCACCCTCACATCCCTGCAATCCTGGTCCTCAATAAG GTGGACCTGGTTAAGGCCAAGGACAGACTGCTGAATATCACAGCGGAGTTGACATGCGGAGTGGTAAACGGACAAAAAATGCAGGTCAGGGCCTTGATCAGGCCTTCTCGGGCTGAAAAGAGGCCAGAGAGGGATTCAGAGATGTCGCTTGATGAGGACAAAACAGTGCCTGAGGACAGCGCTGAGACAAACTCTGTACTGAGCAAAGAGAAACTGAAGGCGCTGAGGAGCCAACAGGGCTGGCCTCACTTCAAGGACGTCTTCATGCTCTCCTCTTTGGACAGCGAGTACATCGATGCGCTGAAG AACTACTTATTGGTTGAGGCCAAGCCAGGATCGTGGCAGTACCACAGTGAGGTCCTGACTGACCAGAGTCCAGAGGAAGTCTGCGCCAACATCATCAGAGAGAAGCTTCTGGAGTGTCTGCCTCAGGAAGTGCCCTATTCAGTGACACAG tctgttgAACTCTGGCAAGAGGTAGAAAATGGGGAGCTCCATATTTCTGTGAAACTTTATGCCAAGAAAGTATCTCACGTG AGCATGGTGATCGGCCCTGCTGGCCAGCTGGTAGCGCAGATCGCCCATGAGGTGGGCGAGGACCTGAGCCGGGTCTTCCTGAGGGATGTAAAGCTGAAGCTCTCAGTCAAACTAAGGAAGTGA
- the LOC115594505 gene encoding flotillin-2a isoform X2: MGNCHTVGPNEALVVSGGCCGSDQKTYVVGGWSWAWWLISDIQRMSLEVMTILCRCENIETSEGVPLDVTGVAQVKVMTENELLGYACEQFLGKSVVEIKSVILQTLEGHLRAILGTLTVEQIYQDRDKFATLVREVAAPDVGRMGIEILSFTIKDVYDKVEYLSSLGKTQTAAVQRDADIGVAEAERDAGIREAECKKEMMDVKFLADTKMADSKRELEMQKASFNQEVNTKKAEAQLAYELQAAKEQQKIRLEEIEIEVVQRKKQISIEEKEIERTDKELIATVKRPAEAEAYRMQQLAEGHKTKKVLTAQAEAEKIRFIGEAEAASIEAVGKAEAEKMRLKAEAYQQYGDAAKTALVLEALPKIAGKVAAPLSKTNEIVILSGEGSRVTGEVNRLLAELPVSVNALTGVDLTKIPLLQKMVGQQCQTAI; this comes from the exons ATGGGAAACTGCCACACCGTTGGACCAAACGAGGCCCTTGTGGTTTCAG GTGGCTGCTGTGGTTCAGATCAGAAGACGTATGTTGTGGGTGGCTGGTCCTGGGCCTGGTGGCTCATCTCTGACATCCAGAG AATGTCTCTGGAGGTTATGACCATCCTCTGTCGCTGCGAGAATATCGAAACTTCGGAGGGTGTTCCCCTGGATGTGACAGGGGTGGCTCAG GTGAAGGTGATGACAGAAAATGAACTGCTGGGTTACGCCTGCGAACAGTTCCTGGGGAAGTCGGTTGTTGAAATCAAGAGCGTCATCTTGCAGACCCTCGAGGGTCACCTGCGCGCCATCCTCG GCACCTTGACTGTTGAGCAGATATACCAAGACAGAGATAAATTTGCCACTCTGGTGCGAGAGGTGGCTGCACCTGATGTCGGCCGCATGGGAATTGAGATCCTCAGCTTCACCATCAAG GATGTATATGATAAAGTGGAGTATCTGAGCTCACTGGGCAAAACTCAGACAGCTGCAGTACAGAGGGATGCAGACATCGGAGtagcagaggcagagagagacgcTGGCATCAGG gagGCTGAGTGTAAGAAAGAAATGATGGATGTTAAGTTCTTAGCTGACACAAAAATGGCCGACTCCAAACGAGAGTTGGAAATGCAGAAAGCTTCCTTTAACCAGGAAGTCAACACAAAG AAAGCAGAGGCTCAGCTGGCGTACGAGCTGCAGGCAGCCAAAGAGCAGCAGAAGATCCGATTGGAAGAGATCGAAATCGAGGTGGtgcagaggaagaagcagaTTTCTATTGAGGAGAAGGAGATCGAGCGTACTGACAAGGAGCTCATCGCCACTGTGAAGAGACCTGCCGAGGCTGAAGCCTACAGgatgcagcagctggcagagggaCACAA GACAAAGAAGGTGCTGACGGCGCAGGCAGAGGCTGAGAAGATCCGCTTCATCGGTGAGGCAGAGGCTGCCTCTATTGAAGCAGTGGGTAAGGCAGAGGCCGAGAAGATGAGGCTGAAGGCTGAAGCCTACCAGCAGTACGGCGATGCTGCCAAAACAGCTTTGGTCCTGGAGGCTCTGCCCAAG ATTGCCGGTAAGGTTGCCGCACCGCTGTCCAAGACCAATGAGATTGTCATCCTTAGTGGAGAAGGAAGCCGCGTGACAGGAGAGGTGAACCGTCTTTTAGCTGAACTCCCTGTGTCCGTCAACGCCCTCACTGGAGTGGATCTGACTAAG ATTCCTCTGCTCCAGAAGATGGTGGGCCAACAGTGCCAGACAGCCATATGA
- the LOC115594505 gene encoding flotillin-2a isoform X3 produces the protein MTENELLGYACEQFLGKSVVEIKSVILQTLEGHLRAILGTLTVEQIYQDRDKFATLVREVAAPDVGRMGIEILSFTIKDVYDKVEYLSSLGKTQTAAVQRDADIGVAEAERDAGIREAECKKEMMDVKFLADTKMADSKRELEMQKASFNQEVNTKKAEAQLAYELQAAKEQQKIRLEEIEIEVVQRKKQISIEEKEIERTDKELIATVKRPAEAEAYRMQQLAEGHKTKKVLTAQAEAEKIRFIGEAEAASIEAVGKAEAEKMRLKAEAYQQYGDAAKTALVLEALPKIAGKVAAPLSKTNEIVILSGEGSRVTGEVNRLLAELPVSVNALTGVDLTKIPLLQKMVGQQCQTAI, from the exons ATGACAGAAAATGAACTGCTGGGTTACGCCTGCGAACAGTTCCTGGGGAAGTCGGTTGTTGAAATCAAGAGCGTCATCTTGCAGACCCTCGAGGGTCACCTGCGCGCCATCCTCG GCACCTTGACTGTTGAGCAGATATACCAAGACAGAGATAAATTTGCCACTCTGGTGCGAGAGGTGGCTGCACCTGATGTCGGCCGCATGGGAATTGAGATCCTCAGCTTCACCATCAAG GATGTATATGATAAAGTGGAGTATCTGAGCTCACTGGGCAAAACTCAGACAGCTGCAGTACAGAGGGATGCAGACATCGGAGtagcagaggcagagagagacgcTGGCATCAGG gagGCTGAGTGTAAGAAAGAAATGATGGATGTTAAGTTCTTAGCTGACACAAAAATGGCCGACTCCAAACGAGAGTTGGAAATGCAGAAAGCTTCCTTTAACCAGGAAGTCAACACAAAG AAAGCAGAGGCTCAGCTGGCGTACGAGCTGCAGGCAGCCAAAGAGCAGCAGAAGATCCGATTGGAAGAGATCGAAATCGAGGTGGtgcagaggaagaagcagaTTTCTATTGAGGAGAAGGAGATCGAGCGTACTGACAAGGAGCTCATCGCCACTGTGAAGAGACCTGCCGAGGCTGAAGCCTACAGgatgcagcagctggcagagggaCACAA GACAAAGAAGGTGCTGACGGCGCAGGCAGAGGCTGAGAAGATCCGCTTCATCGGTGAGGCAGAGGCTGCCTCTATTGAAGCAGTGGGTAAGGCAGAGGCCGAGAAGATGAGGCTGAAGGCTGAAGCCTACCAGCAGTACGGCGATGCTGCCAAAACAGCTTTGGTCCTGGAGGCTCTGCCCAAG ATTGCCGGTAAGGTTGCCGCACCGCTGTCCAAGACCAATGAGATTGTCATCCTTAGTGGAGAAGGAAGCCGCGTGACAGGAGAGGTGAACCGTCTTTTAGCTGAACTCCCTGTGTCCGTCAACGCCCTCACTGGAGTGGATCTGACTAAG ATTCCTCTGCTCCAGAAGATGGTGGGCCAACAGTGCCAGACAGCCATATGA
- the LOC115594505 gene encoding flotillin-2a isoform X1, with translation MGNCHTVGPNEALVVSGGCCGSDQKTYVVGGWSWAWWLISDIQRITLEIMTLQPKCEDVETAEGVAITVTGVAQVKVMTENELLGYACEQFLGKSVVEIKSVILQTLEGHLRAILGTLTVEQIYQDRDKFATLVREVAAPDVGRMGIEILSFTIKDVYDKVEYLSSLGKTQTAAVQRDADIGVAEAERDAGIREAECKKEMMDVKFLADTKMADSKRELEMQKASFNQEVNTKKAEAQLAYELQAAKEQQKIRLEEIEIEVVQRKKQISIEEKEIERTDKELIATVKRPAEAEAYRMQQLAEGHKTKKVLTAQAEAEKIRFIGEAEAASIEAVGKAEAEKMRLKAEAYQQYGDAAKTALVLEALPKIAGKVAAPLSKTNEIVILSGEGSRVTGEVNRLLAELPVSVNALTGVDLTKIPLLQKMVGQQCQTAI, from the exons ATGGGAAACTGCCACACCGTTGGACCAAACGAGGCCCTTGTGGTTTCAG GTGGCTGCTGTGGTTCAGATCAGAAGACGTATGTTGTGGGTGGCTGGTCCTGGGCCTGGTGGCTCATCTCTGACATCCAGAG GATAACGCTTGAGATTATGACCCTGCAGCCCAAGTGTGAGGATGTAGAGACAGCGGAGGGTGTAGCTATTACTGTCACTGGGGTGGCTCAG GTGAAGGTGATGACAGAAAATGAACTGCTGGGTTACGCCTGCGAACAGTTCCTGGGGAAGTCGGTTGTTGAAATCAAGAGCGTCATCTTGCAGACCCTCGAGGGTCACCTGCGCGCCATCCTCG GCACCTTGACTGTTGAGCAGATATACCAAGACAGAGATAAATTTGCCACTCTGGTGCGAGAGGTGGCTGCACCTGATGTCGGCCGCATGGGAATTGAGATCCTCAGCTTCACCATCAAG GATGTATATGATAAAGTGGAGTATCTGAGCTCACTGGGCAAAACTCAGACAGCTGCAGTACAGAGGGATGCAGACATCGGAGtagcagaggcagagagagacgcTGGCATCAGG gagGCTGAGTGTAAGAAAGAAATGATGGATGTTAAGTTCTTAGCTGACACAAAAATGGCCGACTCCAAACGAGAGTTGGAAATGCAGAAAGCTTCCTTTAACCAGGAAGTCAACACAAAG AAAGCAGAGGCTCAGCTGGCGTACGAGCTGCAGGCAGCCAAAGAGCAGCAGAAGATCCGATTGGAAGAGATCGAAATCGAGGTGGtgcagaggaagaagcagaTTTCTATTGAGGAGAAGGAGATCGAGCGTACTGACAAGGAGCTCATCGCCACTGTGAAGAGACCTGCCGAGGCTGAAGCCTACAGgatgcagcagctggcagagggaCACAA GACAAAGAAGGTGCTGACGGCGCAGGCAGAGGCTGAGAAGATCCGCTTCATCGGTGAGGCAGAGGCTGCCTCTATTGAAGCAGTGGGTAAGGCAGAGGCCGAGAAGATGAGGCTGAAGGCTGAAGCCTACCAGCAGTACGGCGATGCTGCCAAAACAGCTTTGGTCCTGGAGGCTCTGCCCAAG ATTGCCGGTAAGGTTGCCGCACCGCTGTCCAAGACCAATGAGATTGTCATCCTTAGTGGAGAAGGAAGCCGCGTGACAGGAGAGGTGAACCGTCTTTTAGCTGAACTCCCTGTGTCCGTCAACGCCCTCACTGGAGTGGATCTGACTAAG ATTCCTCTGCTCCAGAAGATGGTGGGCCAACAGTGCCAGACAGCCATATGA
- the LOC115594503 gene encoding sodium- and chloride-dependent GABA transporter ine — MECVSRRATVMTQGAAMKEQPNRPTWSRQIEFTLAGIGCAVGLGNVWRFPYLCFRSGGGAFLVPYLFMLLVLGIPLLYMELTVGQYTRRGPVHALAIVCPLLKGVGMASVAISFIMCTYYNIVITWALYYLFSSFQAPLPWQNCNNTWNTANCTNHATNSSYSSTASQEFFKYKMLEQTSGVNETGVIRWELFLILLLAWILIYFCIFKGVKSTGKVVYFTALFPYVTLIALLINNAQLPGAVDGITFFIVPEWDKLLSVEVWVNAAAQIFNSIGIGFGSLLAMSSYNSFNNNVLKDTLTIAIINSLTSILAGFVIFSAFGYMSYLQGIPISDLAVDGPGLVYVVYPQAFASMPVSQLWAVLFFFMLLCLGLDSEFAMVEVLVTSLMDEFYQTLIKFFRRKELFVLAICGFAFLLGIPCVMQVGIYVFQLMDHYTAIVSIMFLAFFEVIAICWSYGGKRLSDNLQEMTGKRANIFFRACWLVVAPVLITVILIFSIIQFKPARYEDYVFPPWAQGVGWVIALASIIWIPLGAIHTLWVLPGSFRQKLKLSIKPYALDEKSNMAYYERGGKNGGPDIAAISSSIDLAVNPPVEAKL; from the exons ATGGAGTGTGTGTCCAGACGAGCGACAGTGATGACACAGGGAGCAGCGATGAAGGAGCAACCCAACAGACCAACATGGAGCAGGCAGATAGAGTTCACCCTGGCTGGTATCGGCTGTGCTGTGGGTCTGGGGAATGTTTGGAGGTTCCCGTATCTCTGCTTCAGGAGTGGAGGAG GTGCATTTCTGGTGCCATACCTATTCATGCTATTGGTGTTGGGGATCCCTCTGCTCTACATGGAATTGACTGTGGGTCAGTACACAAGGAGAGGGCCTGTCCACGCCCTGGCTATTGTCTGCCCACTGTTAAAAG GAGTGGGCATGGCATCAGTGGCCATCTCCTTCATCATGTGCACCTACTACAACATCGTCATCACCTGGGCCCTCTATTACCTCTTCAGCTCCTTCCAGGCCCCGCTACCCTGGCAGAACTGCAACaacacctggaacacagcaAACTGTACCAATCATGCCACCAACAGCAGCTACTCCTCCACAGCCAGCCAGGAGTTCTTCAA ATATAAGATGCTGGAGCAGACTAGCGGAGTAAACGAAACAGGTGTGATCCGCTGGGAGCTTTTCCTTATTCTCCTTCTAGCTTGGATCCTTATTTACTTCTGCATCTTTAAGGGGGTGAAATCAACAGGCAAG GTGGTGTACTTCACGGCTCTGTTCCCATACGTTACCCTGATTGCATTGCTGATCAATAACGCTCAGCTTCCTGGAGCAGTAGATGGAATAACCTTCTTCATTGTGCCTGAATGGGATAAGCTGCTCTCGGTGGAG GTGTGGGTGAATGCTGCAGCTCAGATCTTCAACTCCATCGGGATCGGTTTTGGCTCCCTCTTGGCCATGTCCAGCTACAACTCCTTCAACAACAATGTTCTGAA GGACACCCTGACTATAGCCATCATCAACTCCCTCACCAGTATCCTGGCAGGTTTTGTAATTTTCTCTGCCTTTGGCTACATGTCTTATCTGCAAGGCATTCCCATCAGCGATCTGGCTGTGGATG GTCCAGGACTGGTTTATGTTGTTTACCCACAAGCCTTTGCCAGCATGCCCGTGTCTCAGCTCTGGGCGGTGTTGTTCTTCTTCATGCTTCTTTGCCTTGGACTGGACAGTGAG tTTGCTATGGTTGAAGTGCTGGTGACCAGTCTCATGGATGAATTCTATCAAACTCTGATTAAGTTCTTCAGACGTAAGGAACTGTTTGTTCTTGCTATTTGCGGCTTTGCTTTCCTCCTGGGAATTCCTTGTGTCATGCAG GTGGGAATCTATGTTTTCCAGCTGATGGACCATTACACTGCCATAGTGTCCATCATGTTTCTTGCTTTCTTTGAGGTTATTGCCATCTGCTGGAGTTATG GGGGTAAACGACTTTCGGACAACCTACAAGAGATGACTGGAAAAAGAGCAAACATCTTCTTCAGAGCGTGTTGGCTGGTAGTTGCTCCTGTGCTGATCACT GTTATCCTGATCTTCTCCATCATCCAGTTCAAACCAGCCCGCTATGAGGACTATGTCTTCCCGCCCTGGGCTCAGGGGGTCGGCTGGGTCATTGCCTTGGCCTCCATCATCTGGATTCCTTTGGGTGCCATTCACACACTGTGGGTGCTCCCTGGCTCATTCAGACAG AAACTGAAGCTGTCCATCAAACCGTATGCGCTGGATGAAAAGTCAAACATGGCGTATTatgagaggggaggaaagaatGGAGGACCAGACATAGCTGCCATCAGCTCCAGCATCGATCTTGCTGTTAATCCTCCTGTGGAGGCGAAGCTCTGA